A genomic window from Streptomyces mirabilis includes:
- a CDS encoding ATP-binding protein: protein MAAQLNTMLREAVEHVGPLPHVAEVVSAARRRVKAVLADWNVSCEIAEDCLLVVSELLTNAIVHALPPAELRLSWVRAEGLSTLRVEVTDAGSKLPAGQSPPGIDPDEHGRGQEIVHALAARHGIRVHSGGITRWADLVAP from the coding sequence ATGGCGGCACAGCTCAATACGATGCTTCGGGAGGCGGTCGAACACGTCGGTCCGCTGCCTCACGTCGCCGAGGTCGTCTCGGCCGCACGCCGGCGGGTGAAGGCGGTCCTCGCCGACTGGAACGTGTCCTGCGAGATCGCCGAGGACTGTCTTCTGGTGGTGTCGGAGCTGCTCACCAACGCGATCGTCCACGCCCTGCCCCCGGCGGAGCTGCGCCTGTCCTGGGTACGGGCCGAGGGGCTCAGCACGCTGCGCGTCGAAGTCACCGACGCAGGATCCAAGCTTCCGGCCGGACAGTCGCCCCCGGGAATCGATCCGGACGAACACGGCCGGGGCCAGGAGATCGTCCACGCGCTGGCGGCTCGGCACGGCATACGTGTCCACTCCGGCGGAATCACTCGCTGGGCCGATCTCGTCGCACCCTGA
- the sbnB gene encoding 2,3-diaminopropionate biosynthesis protein SbnB, translated as MSQPHLVPTFAVISGAQVQYALQDREKQIVDLVEATYHLHAAGESVNPPSYFLRFPDRPTARIIALPASIGGPAPVDGIKWISSFPDNVQAGIPRASAVLILNDHDTGYPFACLESSIISATRTAASAALAADHLTRNRLRPTRIGFFGTGLIARYIHTFLTALGWSFEETGVHDLSGDSAAGFRDHVQQSDATGQVTVHETPEAVIRSSDLVVFATVAGRPHIGDPAWFDHNPLVLHVSLRDLAPEVILASANIVDDVDHCLKAGTSPHLAEQLTGNRDFLHGTLADVMTGRVTPPTDRPLVFSPFGLGVLDLAVGAYVYNETARSGHLHVIEDFFHDLRRHG; from the coding sequence ATGTCCCAGCCGCACCTCGTGCCGACCTTCGCAGTGATCTCCGGCGCCCAGGTCCAGTACGCCCTTCAGGATCGGGAGAAGCAGATCGTGGACCTCGTCGAGGCCACCTATCACCTGCACGCCGCCGGAGAGTCGGTCAACCCCCCGTCCTACTTCCTGCGCTTTCCCGACCGGCCCACCGCCCGGATCATCGCGCTGCCCGCCTCGATCGGCGGACCGGCGCCGGTGGACGGCATCAAATGGATCTCCAGCTTTCCGGACAACGTCCAGGCCGGCATCCCCAGGGCCTCCGCGGTGCTGATCCTCAACGACCACGACACGGGCTACCCCTTCGCCTGCCTGGAAAGCTCCATCATCAGCGCCACCAGAACCGCCGCGTCGGCGGCACTGGCCGCCGACCACCTCACCCGCAACCGGCTGCGCCCCACCCGCATCGGGTTCTTCGGTACGGGTCTGATCGCCCGCTACATCCACACCTTCCTGACAGCCCTGGGATGGTCCTTCGAGGAGACCGGCGTCCACGACCTGTCGGGCGACAGTGCCGCCGGTTTCCGCGACCACGTCCAACAGAGCGACGCCACGGGACAGGTCACCGTGCACGAGACTCCCGAGGCGGTCATCCGCTCCAGCGACCTCGTCGTCTTCGCCACCGTCGCGGGCCGGCCGCACATCGGCGACCCGGCCTGGTTCGACCACAACCCCCTGGTCCTGCACGTGTCCCTGCGCGACCTCGCACCCGAGGTCATCCTCGCCTCGGCGAACATCGTCGACGACGTGGACCACTGCCTCAAGGCCGGCACGTCCCCCCATCTGGCCGAGCAGCTCACCGGCAACCGTGACTTCCTGCACGGAACACTCGCCGATGTCATGACCGGCCGAGTGACACCGCCCACCGACCGGCCCCTGGTGTTCTCACCCTTCGGACTCGGTGTGCTCGACCTCGCCGTCGGCGCATACGTCTACAACGAGACGGCCCGCTCCGGGCACCTCCACGTCATCGAGGACTTCTTCCACGACCTGCGCCGACACGGCTGA